ACCCGCCCGAGCCGTCGAGGTCGGCGCGCTCCGGATGGGCGTCGTCGCCGATACCCCGGTTGTCGAAGAGGCGGGCCAGCGGCAGCGGTCCGCTGGGGCCGCCGCCGGTGCCGTCGGCCGCCCGCGCGGTCCCCGCGGGCACGGCGCCCAGGAGCGCGGCGAGCACGACGGCGGTGACTCCTGGTGCCAGGGATCTCGGACGCACGTCCGTACTTCCTTCCCACCGGGGAACTGACGTCCAGACAGTAGCCACGGGTGACGGGGGCGCGCAGGAGACACTCAGGCCAACTCCGCGCTCCTGCGACCGCCCTCCCGCGCCCGGCGCGGCGGCCCGCGCGCCCTGTGGTGCCGGGCCCGCCCTCGGTGCGACGCTGAGCCTATGAACATCCCTTTCCTGGGCAGGCGTCGCGGCAGCCCTCAGGCGCGCGACCCGGAGGGCATCGCCGAACTGCTTTCCGAGTGCGAACTCCTGCGGGACCACGCCCATCGGGCGGGTGTCCGACTCGACGACTCGGCCGACTCGTTGGAGGCGCTCGACCAACTCGTCCCCGGCTGGCGGGACGACGAAGAGATCCTGCCGTGGCTCGGCAACGACGCCGGCCTCTACCTGGGGACCGTGCTGGTGCGGACGGTGCCGGAGGCGCGCTGGGTGATCAGGGAGGACGGCCAGCCCGTCGTCCGCCTCGTCACCGGCCGTGAGTTCGACGTCGTCGCGGCCGGCCAGGAGTGGGCCGCGAGCGGCGTTCCCGAACTCTCC
The sequence above is a segment of the Streptomyces griseoviridis genome. Coding sequences within it:
- a CDS encoding DUF6278 family protein, with translation MNIPFLGRRRGSPQARDPEGIAELLSECELLRDHAHRAGVRLDDSADSLEALDQLVPGWRDDEEILPWLGNDAGLYLGTVLVRTVPEARWVIREDGQPVVRLVTGREFDVVAAGQEWAASGVPELSQLYAEVAES